The following proteins come from a genomic window of Motilibacter peucedani:
- the nadD gene encoding nicotinate-nucleotide adenylyltransferase, which translates to MARIGVMGGTFDPVHHGHLVAASEVASRFELDEVVFVPTGEPWQKPERAVTPAEHRYLMTVIATASNPRFTVSRVDIDRAGPTYTIDTLRDLRTQRDPGDDFYFITGADALAQILSWKDADELFALAHFVGVTRPGHHLSGDGLPVGRVSLLEVPALAISSTDCRARVRGGDPVWYLVPDGVVQYIAKHALYAGSDMLEA; encoded by the coding sequence GTGGCACGCATCGGAGTCATGGGTGGCACGTTCGACCCCGTGCACCACGGCCACCTCGTCGCCGCCAGCGAGGTCGCCTCCCGCTTCGAGCTCGACGAGGTCGTCTTCGTGCCCACCGGCGAGCCGTGGCAGAAGCCCGAGCGCGCGGTGACGCCGGCCGAGCACCGCTACCTCATGACGGTGATCGCCACGGCGTCGAACCCCCGCTTCACGGTCAGCCGGGTCGACATCGACCGCGCCGGACCGACCTACACGATCGACACGCTGCGCGACCTGCGCACCCAGCGCGACCCCGGTGACGACTTCTACTTCATCACCGGCGCCGACGCCCTGGCGCAGATCCTGTCGTGGAAGGACGCCGACGAGCTGTTCGCGCTCGCCCACTTCGTCGGCGTGACGCGCCCGGGGCACCACCTCAGCGGCGACGGCCTGCCCGTCGGCCGGGTCAGCCTGCTCGAGGTGCCGGCCCTCGCGATCTCCTCGACCGACTGTCGCGCACGGGTACGCGGTGGTGACCCCGTGTGGTACCTCGTCCCCGACGGGGTGGTGCAGTACATCGCCAAGCACGCGCTCTACGCGGGAAGTGACATGCTGGAGGCCTGA
- the rsfS gene encoding ribosome silencing factor, which produces MPASPRAVELIRAAAVAAADKLADELVAVDVSDQLVITDAFLLCSGTNDRQVAAIVDAVQEELLKHGAKPVRREGEREGRWVLLDYLDVIVHVQHAEERVYYALERLWRDCPLIELPEEARQGRSGVSAGS; this is translated from the coding sequence GTGCCTGCCAGCCCCCGAGCCGTCGAGCTCATCCGCGCCGCCGCGGTCGCCGCTGCCGACAAGCTCGCCGACGAGCTGGTCGCCGTCGACGTCAGCGACCAGCTGGTCATCACCGACGCCTTCCTGCTCTGCTCCGGCACCAACGACCGCCAGGTCGCGGCGATCGTCGACGCCGTGCAGGAGGAGCTCCTGAAGCACGGTGCCAAGCCCGTGCGCCGCGAGGGCGAGCGCGAGGGCCGCTGGGTCCTGCTCGACTACCTCGACGTGATCGTCCACGTGCAGCACGCCGAGGAGCGCGTCTACTACGCGCTCGAGCGGCTCTGGCGCGACTGCCCGCTGATCGAGCTGCCCGAGGAGGCGCGGCAGGGCCGCTCCGGCGTCTCCGCCGGTTCGTGA